From one Suicoccus acidiformans genomic stretch:
- the argC gene encoding N-acetyl-gamma-glutamyl-phosphate reductase gives MIEVGILGASGYAGSELVRLLVQREDVQLNFLGANRQAGSAVSDLYPNIYQRLIQDYEVVDLQDPKTFNGLDLLFSCLPHGQSQAAVAQAYQAGVRVIDFSADYRLKSPKTYEGWYNTKHAYPKLLAEAVYGLIELHRQAIEKAAIIANPGCFPTAMLLGLAPLTQAGLLDGVPSIIADCKSGLSGAGRNLQGHLLFTEVNENVNPYAAGVHRHTPEVEEQLHRLQGSVQTQVNFIPHLVPTQRGILASLYVQAQEPITEDELREMYQTFYKGASFIRILKEGIYPQMKAVTGSNYVDIQVQVNERTGLIYIFVVIDNLIKGAAGQAVQNMNVMFNLPEETGLTAIGLLP, from the coding sequence ATGATTGAAGTAGGGATTCTTGGTGCTTCAGGCTATGCTGGGAGTGAACTCGTCCGCTTGCTAGTGCAACGTGAGGATGTGCAATTGAATTTTCTCGGTGCGAATCGTCAAGCCGGCTCCGCCGTGAGTGATTTATATCCTAATATATACCAAAGACTCATCCAAGATTATGAAGTGGTAGATTTACAGGACCCAAAGACTTTCAATGGTTTGGACTTACTCTTCAGTTGCTTACCCCATGGCCAATCACAAGCAGCGGTAGCTCAGGCTTATCAAGCCGGTGTACGGGTGATTGATTTCTCGGCAGATTACCGCTTGAAATCGCCAAAGACTTATGAAGGATGGTATAACACGAAACATGCGTATCCTAAGTTATTAGCCGAGGCCGTATATGGTTTAATTGAATTACATCGTCAAGCCATTGAAAAGGCAGCGATTATTGCTAATCCGGGGTGTTTCCCAACAGCGATGTTATTGGGCCTTGCTCCTTTAACCCAAGCAGGTTTACTGGACGGGGTGCCGTCTATTATTGCCGATTGTAAATCGGGTTTATCCGGGGCGGGGCGCAATTTACAGGGTCATCTACTATTTACTGAGGTGAATGAGAATGTCAATCCATATGCAGCCGGTGTTCACCGCCATACTCCTGAAGTAGAAGAACAATTGCACCGACTTCAAGGAAGTGTCCAGACGCAAGTGAATTTTATACCACATTTGGTCCCAACCCAAAGGGGTATTCTAGCCAGTCTGTACGTTCAAGCGCAAGAGCCGATAACGGAGGATGAGCTGCGAGAAATGTACCAAACCTTCTATAAGGGAGCTAGTTTTATTCGTATTCTAAAGGAAGGGATCTATCCGCAAATGAAAGCTGTTACTGGTTCTAACTATGTGGATATTCAAGTACAAGTTAATGAGCGCACGGGCCTTATTTATATCTTTGTCGTCATTGATAACTTAATTAAAGGCGCAGCAGGACAAGCGGTTCAGAATATGAATGTTATGTTCAATCTGCCCGAAGAGACAGGACTTACGGCCATTGGTCTTCTGCCTTAG
- a CDS encoding aspartate aminotransferase family protein, which produces MAYINQLIQDAQKYLMNTYQPLPLLPNKGIESRLYTEDGSVYIDFLAGISVNNLGYSNKHVQKALHSAVDHLIHTSNYFYIPSQVKAAQLLVEQSFADKVFFSNSGAEANEGALKIARRKAYQQYGPQKNEVIAFTHAFHGRTLATMNMTDNASYREGYGPHPEGFTFVPYNDVKAFSESISERTAAVILEPIQGEGGVHVAHDDFMVALRELTQRFDAALIFDEVQTSMGRTGKLFAYEHWGIEPDIMTLAKALANGVPIGAILAKSDYAEVLTPGSHGTTFGGNPLATSAAVSVMEVMLNEDIPALAAKRGDYLRTGLQRLAQDQPLIQEIRGKGLLIGVELKQAGAAIVQAMLERGFIINCTQGNVLRFLPPLIIREAEIDAMLAALSEVMAKISGQGSHTE; this is translated from the coding sequence ATGGCATATATCAACCAACTCATACAAGACGCCCAGAAGTATTTGATGAATACGTATCAACCTTTACCCTTGTTGCCCAATAAAGGCATTGAGTCAAGGCTTTATACAGAAGACGGCTCAGTATATATTGATTTCTTAGCAGGCATTTCGGTGAATAATCTTGGCTATAGTAATAAACATGTCCAAAAAGCTTTGCATTCAGCCGTGGACCACTTAATCCATACGTCAAATTATTTCTATATTCCCTCTCAGGTGAAAGCTGCTCAATTACTTGTGGAGCAGTCTTTTGCAGACAAAGTATTCTTTAGTAATTCGGGGGCTGAGGCGAATGAAGGAGCATTAAAGATTGCAAGGCGTAAAGCGTATCAACAATACGGTCCCCAGAAGAATGAAGTAATTGCCTTTACGCATGCTTTTCATGGCCGAACGTTGGCTACGATGAACATGACAGATAATGCGTCTTATCGGGAGGGTTATGGCCCGCATCCTGAGGGCTTTACCTTTGTTCCCTATAATGATGTGAAGGCATTCAGCGAAAGCATAAGTGAACGGACTGCTGCGGTCATCCTTGAGCCAATTCAAGGTGAAGGGGGCGTGCATGTAGCTCACGATGATTTCATGGTTGCCTTGCGGGAATTGACCCAGCGTTTCGATGCGGCGTTAATTTTTGACGAGGTTCAAACGAGCATGGGGCGTACGGGCAAACTCTTTGCTTATGAACATTGGGGAATTGAACCGGATATTATGACCTTAGCTAAGGCCTTAGCTAATGGTGTGCCTATCGGAGCGATACTTGCTAAGAGTGACTATGCAGAAGTATTAACACCGGGCTCTCATGGAACTACCTTTGGGGGTAATCCGCTGGCAACGTCGGCGGCAGTATCTGTTATGGAAGTGATGCTAAATGAGGATATTCCAGCCCTTGCTGCTAAACGTGGCGATTATTTACGCACAGGCTTGCAGCGTCTGGCCCAAGATCAGCCTTTGATTCAAGAGATTCGCGGAAAGGGCTTATTAATTGGTGTTGAACTTAAGCAAGCTGGGGCTGCTATTGTTCAGGCCATGTTAGAGCGTGGCTTTATTATCAATTGCACCCAAGGCAATGTACTGCGCTTTCTGCCCCCGCTTATCATTAGGGAAGCTGAAATTGATGCGATGTTAGCGGCTTTAAGTGAAGTGATGGCTAAGATCTCTGGGCAGGGTAGCCACACTGAATAG
- the argB gene encoding acetylglutamate kinase yields the protein MEEIALQQKAEILIESLQYIKKFHRKIVVIKYGGHAMVDEEAKKTIIQDIALLKYVGMFPVIVHGGGPAINELLLLKGIQSEFYQGLRITDQASMEVVEMALTGQIAPQITADLNAFDVKAVSISGKDAQMMQADYLDEKLGLVGNITHIQPDYLLNLLADDYVPVVSPIAFGPNGQSLNINSDEAAWQIAKALNASKLILVTDVDGVMADQHEPSTLIPQVDVARIDELIEAGIIRGGMIPKLLACTQAVQGGVERCHIINGTIQHALIFELFTEQGIGTMVKQSL from the coding sequence ATGGAAGAGATAGCATTGCAACAGAAAGCTGAAATTTTAATTGAGAGTTTACAGTATATTAAGAAATTCCATCGTAAGATTGTCGTCATTAAATATGGGGGACATGCGATGGTTGATGAAGAGGCGAAGAAGACAATTATTCAAGATATTGCCTTGTTAAAGTATGTGGGGATGTTTCCGGTGATCGTCCACGGAGGGGGACCAGCGATTAATGAGCTTTTGCTTTTAAAGGGGATTCAAAGTGAATTTTATCAAGGTTTGCGCATTACAGACCAAGCAAGCATGGAAGTGGTGGAGATGGCTTTGACCGGGCAAATTGCACCGCAGATTACAGCGGATTTGAATGCCTTTGATGTTAAGGCAGTGTCTATTTCAGGGAAAGATGCACAAATGATGCAAGCTGACTACCTGGATGAGAAATTAGGCTTGGTTGGTAATATTACCCATATTCAACCAGATTATTTATTAAATTTACTTGCTGACGATTATGTACCGGTTGTGTCGCCGATTGCTTTCGGCCCGAATGGTCAGAGTTTGAATATCAACTCGGATGAAGCGGCATGGCAAATTGCCAAAGCGCTTAATGCCTCTAAGCTGATTCTTGTGACCGATGTGGATGGGGTGATGGCAGATCAACATGAGCCTTCAACCTTAATACCTCAAGTAGATGTTGCAAGGATTGATGAGTTAATTGAGGCAGGCATTATTCGGGGTGGTATGATTCCTAAATTACTGGCGTGTACTCAAGCCGTTCAAGGTGGCGTAGAACGTTGCCACATTATCAATGGAACGATTCAGCATGCATTAATTTTTGAGTTATTTACCGAACAAGGCATAGGAACGATGGTCAAGCAGTCACTCTAA
- a CDS encoding peroxiredoxin, with the protein MQVTFKGEPLEVKGTQPVTGDLAPNAALQDSEGNAVQLKDYLNGQVTILSVIPNVLTRTCELQTKAFADETAEKDYQFITVGRNTVEEFNQWNQDNDLNVVTLSDVNGEFGDAYGLNINLGGDELLTRAVFVIDEAGVIRYEEFVLEVADEPDYQSAIEVADFVKK; encoded by the coding sequence ATGCAAGTTACATTTAAAGGCGAACCCCTAGAGGTTAAGGGTACGCAACCTGTCACAGGCGATTTGGCTCCTAACGCAGCTTTACAAGATAGCGAAGGGAATGCCGTGCAATTAAAAGATTATCTAAATGGGCAAGTCACGATATTAAGTGTGATCCCCAATGTTCTTACACGTACATGTGAACTGCAGACAAAAGCCTTTGCTGATGAAACCGCAGAGAAAGACTATCAATTTATTACTGTAGGACGTAATACTGTTGAAGAGTTTAATCAATGGAATCAAGATAACGATTTGAATGTTGTGACGTTAAGCGATGTGAATGGTGAATTTGGCGATGCTTACGGCTTGAATATCAATCTAGGTGGGGATGAATTACTAACCCGTGCAGTCTTTGTGATTGATGAAGCTGGGGTAATCCGCTATGAAGAATTTGTTCTAGAAGTGGCTGATGAGCCGGATTACCAATCAGCGATTGAAGTAGCGGATTTTGTAAAGAAATAA
- the argF gene encoding ornithine carbamoyltransferase has product MTFQGRNFNVIQDFTQAELNYLIDFAIHLKQLKQKRIPHHYLEGQTIALLFDKTSTRTRSAFTVAAQDLGAHAEFMGAGDVQFGKKESDKDSAIVFGSMFDGIQLRVSKQETVDTFCEYAGVPIWNGMTNDWHPTQMLADFMTIKEVYGSLAEQSLVYLGDGRNNVAHSLMIMGAIMGVSVTIASPEALAPASEVLAEAQVLAQATGAKIRHLENPLEAVADASVLYTDVWVSMGEEAQFQERIQQLMPYQVNQELVQHCQKPYIFLHCLPAFHDSSTQIGAEIKHKYGLEAMEVMDDVFESPEAYQFQQAENRLHTIKAVMAVTNGNLFIPDLA; this is encoded by the coding sequence ATGACTTTTCAAGGACGGAATTTTAATGTAATTCAAGACTTTACCCAAGCAGAGTTAAATTATTTAATTGATTTTGCGATCCATTTAAAGCAGTTGAAGCAAAAGCGTATTCCTCATCATTACTTAGAAGGGCAAACAATCGCCCTCCTCTTTGACAAAACGTCGACGAGAACACGCTCAGCTTTTACAGTAGCAGCGCAAGATTTAGGGGCCCATGCTGAGTTTATGGGGGCAGGGGATGTTCAATTTGGTAAGAAAGAGTCGGACAAAGATTCGGCAATCGTCTTTGGTTCCATGTTCGATGGCATTCAATTGCGCGTATCCAAACAAGAAACGGTAGATACCTTTTGCGAGTATGCCGGTGTCCCAATTTGGAATGGCATGACGAATGACTGGCATCCTACGCAAATGCTGGCAGACTTTATGACGATTAAAGAAGTCTATGGCAGTTTAGCAGAGCAAAGCCTTGTCTATTTAGGGGATGGACGTAATAATGTTGCCCATAGTTTAATGATTATGGGTGCTATCATGGGCGTATCTGTTACAATCGCCTCGCCCGAAGCTTTAGCTCCTGCTTCTGAAGTCCTTGCCGAAGCGCAGGTTTTGGCACAAGCCACGGGTGCAAAGATTCGCCACCTTGAAAATCCTTTGGAAGCGGTGGCAGATGCCAGTGTGCTTTATACAGACGTATGGGTTTCGATGGGTGAGGAAGCACAATTCCAGGAGCGGATTCAACAATTAATGCCTTACCAAGTTAACCAAGAACTTGTTCAACACTGTCAAAAGCCATATATCTTCTTGCACTGTTTGCCAGCTTTTCATGATAGTTCAACGCAAATTGGGGCTGAAATTAAGCATAAATATGGTTTGGAAGCGATGGAAGTGATGGATGACGTATTTGAAAGTCCCGAAGCGTATCAATTTCAGCAGGCAGAAAATCGCCTGCATACGATTAAGGCGGTGATGGCTGTAACGAATGGGAATTTATTTATTCCTGATTTAGCTTAG